In the genome of Terribacillus sp. FSL K6-0262, one region contains:
- the dtd gene encoding D-aminoacyl-tRNA deacylase, which produces MKVVAQLAKEASVTVREEVIGKIGKGFMLLVGITHGDTEADLDYIVNKLIHLRVFEDADGKMNESLLQTGGEILSISQFTLYADTRKGRRPSFTDAAKPDAAKKLYERFNQKLREAGIHVETGEFGAHMDVQLINEGPVTIILDSSDRPNKEA; this is translated from the coding sequence ATGAAAGTAGTAGCCCAGCTTGCCAAAGAAGCTTCCGTCACTGTCCGGGAAGAGGTCATCGGGAAAATCGGCAAAGGATTCATGCTGCTTGTCGGTATCACGCACGGCGATACCGAGGCAGATCTTGATTATATTGTGAATAAGCTGATACATCTTCGTGTATTCGAAGATGCAGACGGCAAAATGAATGAATCTCTCTTGCAAACCGGAGGGGAGATTCTGTCCATTTCGCAGTTCACTCTATATGCGGACACGCGGAAGGGACGCCGGCCAAGTTTTACAGATGCGGCTAAACCTGATGCCGCCAAAAAGCTCTATGAAAGATTCAATCAGAAGCTCAGGGAGGCTGGCATCCATGTGGAAACCGGGGAATTCGGTGCTCATATGGATGTACAGCTCATCAATGAAGGACCGGTTACCATCATTTTGGATAGTTCGGATCGACCAAACAAGGAAGCGTGA
- a CDS encoding bifunctional (p)ppGpp synthetase/guanosine-3',5'-bis(diphosphate) 3'-pyrophosphohydrolase — MPKEKVLTAEEVIQEAARYLSDEHVAFIRKAYEFAEKAHEGQFRRSGEAYIIHPVQVAGILVHLELDAETIAGGFLHDVVEDTPVTVEELEEAFNAEVAMLVDGVSKLGKIKYKSKQAQQAENHRKMFVAMAKDIRVILIKLADRLHNMRTLKHLSPEKQRRISNETLEIFAPLAHRLGISTIKWELEDTALRYMNPQQYYRIVHLMKQKREERESYIGDVMDQIRSQLSEINIEADIFGRPKHLYSIYRKMEHQHKQFNEIYDLLAVRVIVKSIKDCYAVLGVIHTCWKPMPGRFKDYIAMPKLNLYQSLHTTVIGPKGDPLEVQIRTEEMHEIAEYGIAAHWAYKEGKQLSANSPKKSFEEKLTWFREILDFQNESENAEEFMESLKLDLFSDMVYVFTPKGDVIELPSGSVPIDFAYRVHTEVGNHTVGAKINGKMEPLEYKLKNGDIVEMMTSKHSYGPSQDWIKLAQTTHARNKIKQFFKKQRREENVAKGKELVEEEVKQSGFDPKLVFTPENLRKAVEKFNFTSEEDMYAAVGYQGITAAQITTRLTESLRRQHEKEEAMEKTIETAKMANASKFAATSRKRDSGVRVEGVDNMLVRLSKCCNPVPGDEIVGYITKGRGVSVHRTDCPNMQTEEAQTRKLHVDWENSATSAKQYHVDLEITAFDRHGLMNEVLQAVNETRTQITAVDGKSDRNKLATIHLTILIHNIGHLRKIVERIKQIKDIYTVTRKLQ; from the coding sequence ATGCCAAAGGAAAAAGTTCTAACGGCCGAAGAGGTCATTCAAGAAGCAGCCCGCTATCTATCGGACGAGCATGTTGCTTTTATCCGGAAAGCTTATGAGTTCGCCGAAAAAGCGCATGAAGGGCAATTCCGCCGATCTGGTGAAGCCTACATCATCCATCCTGTGCAGGTAGCTGGGATCCTTGTCCACTTGGAACTCGATGCGGAGACGATTGCAGGCGGCTTCCTGCACGATGTGGTGGAGGATACACCTGTTACGGTCGAGGAATTGGAAGAGGCCTTCAATGCCGAAGTCGCGATGCTTGTAGATGGGGTGTCCAAGCTCGGTAAAATCAAATATAAATCAAAACAGGCCCAGCAGGCCGAAAATCACCGGAAAATGTTCGTTGCAATGGCGAAGGACATCCGGGTCATCCTGATCAAGCTGGCTGACCGTCTGCATAATATGCGTACGCTGAAACATCTTTCCCCGGAGAAGCAGCGCCGGATTTCCAATGAAACACTTGAAATCTTCGCGCCGCTTGCCCACAGACTCGGAATCAGTACAATCAAATGGGAACTCGAAGATACAGCACTCCGTTATATGAATCCGCAGCAGTACTACCGGATCGTCCACTTGATGAAGCAAAAGCGTGAAGAACGGGAAAGCTATATCGGTGACGTAATGGATCAAATCCGCAGCCAGCTCAGTGAAATCAATATCGAAGCGGATATATTCGGACGGCCGAAGCACTTATACAGTATTTATCGCAAGATGGAACATCAGCATAAGCAGTTCAATGAAATTTATGATCTTCTTGCGGTGCGTGTCATCGTAAAAAGCATCAAGGACTGCTATGCCGTCCTGGGCGTCATTCATACCTGCTGGAAGCCTATGCCTGGCAGATTCAAGGATTATATTGCCATGCCGAAGCTCAATCTGTATCAATCCTTGCATACGACGGTCATCGGACCGAAGGGTGATCCGCTTGAGGTGCAGATCCGGACCGAGGAGATGCATGAGATCGCCGAGTATGGAATCGCGGCTCATTGGGCATATAAAGAAGGCAAACAGCTCAGCGCAAACAGCCCAAAGAAATCTTTCGAGGAAAAATTGACTTGGTTCCGTGAAATCCTCGATTTCCAGAATGAATCCGAAAACGCAGAGGAATTCATGGAATCTCTGAAACTCGATTTGTTCAGCGATATGGTTTATGTTTTCACACCAAAAGGGGATGTCATCGAACTTCCATCTGGTTCCGTACCGATTGATTTTGCTTATCGTGTTCATACCGAAGTAGGGAATCATACGGTAGGGGCGAAGATAAACGGTAAAATGGAGCCGCTGGAGTATAAACTGAAGAATGGCGATATCGTGGAAATGATGACGTCGAAGCATTCCTATGGACCTTCCCAGGACTGGATCAAGCTGGCACAGACTACCCATGCCAGGAATAAAATCAAGCAGTTCTTCAAGAAACAGCGCCGGGAAGAGAATGTTGCCAAGGGTAAGGAGCTTGTGGAAGAGGAAGTGAAACAGTCCGGCTTCGATCCGAAACTCGTGTTCACACCGGAAAATCTTCGCAAGGCTGTCGAGAAATTCAATTTTACTTCCGAAGAAGATATGTATGCGGCTGTCGGTTATCAAGGGATCACGGCTGCACAGATCACAACCAGGCTGACGGAAAGCCTGCGACGTCAGCATGAAAAAGAAGAAGCGATGGAAAAGACGATCGAAACGGCGAAGATGGCGAATGCGTCCAAGTTCGCTGCCACCAGCCGCAAACGGGATTCTGGTGTACGCGTCGAGGGCGTGGATAATATGCTCGTTCGGCTTTCGAAATGCTGCAATCCAGTGCCGGGGGATGAAATTGTCGGTTACATCACCAAAGGAAGAGGCGTTTCCGTCCATCGCACCGACTGTCCGAATATGCAGACGGAGGAAGCCCAGACCCGTAAGCTGCATGTGGACTGGGAGAACAGTGCGACAAGCGCCAAGCAGTACCATGTCGATTTGGAAATCACTGCCTTTGACAGACACGGCTTGATGAATGAAGTACTGCAGGCAGTTAATGAAACACGTACACAGATCACCGCTGTCGATGGCAAGTCGGATAGAAATAAGCTGGCGACGATCCATCTGACAATCTTGATCCACAATATCGGTCATCTTCGCAAGATCGTAGAACGGATCAAACAAATCAAGGATATTTATACTGTCACTAGAAAGCTGCAATAG